A DNA window from Salvelinus sp. IW2-2015 linkage group LG4q.1:29, ASM291031v2, whole genome shotgun sequence contains the following coding sequences:
- the mov10l1 gene encoding RNA helicase Mov10l1 isoform X3, whose amino-acid sequence MATSEHSMNTVNNRSIPEAEINSLLEDKGGLVVGDKTHFGVLLLGESRELVVWIQNQGSETHRLKCCEFAGWDSEEQFNLGTVTDPPGQRKGVVQLPALTQILYQGIQGLSSKRTPMVGPALYPQSVSAGPTALLNGDRKEMSEIDGDVVGENGEAHQDTVHKPAIRTDERDVEIAPGEKVSVKVGCRAKNLGRCAELLLLHFPSFTIGRRLEVTVGSKEESLLQPYAPYCPAAPLPLPQAAQVVTVMAAHPPQRLTKRHLPNFLSNYPVPQALRDCMEADRDVLVAQPCLGETLSAANMRLRFSSLLWLEELQAESELREFNISGALLRRGAIYLHLEVLGLAEGRPSLFIGDRVALKKPISGGVVMEYIGYVTEISDEDVSLRVNTEFQHGYLGEPLDVEFTFNRLSMRRCHLALDQNKHFEENVFFPKAVTLQTPLWTGEWGPEDLKEGTLTTDGVKLSSVSVDMVSKATQTKPDSRLPSKPIPNPGQLFNQQLNPSQREAVKRILAGECRPTPYILFGPPGTGKTITLIESILQVYHRLPSSRVLVCTPSNSAADLVCIRLHESGYLNAASLARVNASCRQEEAIPEVLRQYSQAGEDIRHASFHRIVVSTCSSAGMFYQIGLRVGHFTHVFLDEAGQATEPEALIPLGLLSERDGQIVLAGDPRQLGPIVKSKLAQAFGLGMSLLERLMANPLYSRENGGYNPVLVTKLVYNYRSHEALLALPSRLFYNGELCVRAQRFVVDSLCHWSRLPTKGFPLIFHGVRGTEMREGNNPSWFNPGEAVQVMLYCCQLAKKLYNPVAASDIGIIAPYRKQSEKIRVLLHRVGLSDIKVGSVEEFQGQEFLVIILSTVRANESVQGNDLQSILGFLSNPKRFNVAITRPKALLIVVGNPHILVKDPCFTALLQYCFENGAYLGCDPPTCLRAAHQAANEKED is encoded by the exons GAACCAAGGCTCTGAGACCCATAGACTGAAGTGCTGTGAGTTTGCTGGCTGGGACTCAGAGGAGCAGTTCAACCTAGGGACTGTGACAGACCCACCGGGACAGAGAAAGGGGGTAGTACAGCTTCCTGCTCTAACACAGATCCTCTATCAGGGTATTCAGGGCCTATCCAGCAAGCGCACTCCCATGGTGGGTCCCGCTCTCTACCCGCAGTCCGTGTCTGCTGGGCCTACTGCACTGCTCAATGGTGATAGGAAGGAGATGAGTGAGATAGATGGAGATGTGGTTGGAGAAAATGGTGAGGCACATCAGGACACTGTTCACAAGCCTGCCATACGGACAGATGAGCGAGACGTGGAGATTGCACCAGGGGAGAAGGTATCTGTGAAAGTGGGCTGCCGAGCCAA GAACTTGGGGCGTTGTGCTGAGCTGCTGCTCCTGCACTTCCCCTCTTTCACCATCGGGAGGCGTCTGGAGGTCACAGTAGGCAGTAAAGAGGAAAGTCTTCTCCAGCCCTATGCTCCCTACTGCCCGGCAGCCCCACTGCCCCTTCCTCAGGCTGCCCAGGTTGTCACTGTAATGGCTGCACATCCACCTCAACG gCTGACTAAGCGCCACCTGCCTAACTTCCTGAGTAACTACCCGGTGCCCCAGGCTCTACGGGACTGTATGGAGGCCGACCGTGACGTTTTGGTGGCCCAGCCATGTCTAGGAGAG ACTCTGTCGGCGGCCAACATGCGTCTCCGTTTCTCGTCCCTGCTGTGGCTGGAGGAGCTACAAGCTGAGAGCGAGCTCAGGGAGTTCAACATCAGTGGAGCCCTCCTCAGGAGAGGTGCCATCTATCTGCACCTAGAGGTGCTTGGCCTGGCTGAGGGCAGGCCCAGTCTCTTCATAG GTGACAGAGTGGCACTGAAGAAGCCAATCAGTGGAGGCGTGGTGATGGAGTACATCGGTTACGTCACAGAG ATCAGTGACGAGGACGTGAGTCTGAGAGTGAACACTGAGTTTCAGCATGGCTACCTGGGAGAGCCTCTAGATGTTGAGTTCACCTTCAACAG GTTGTCCATGAGGCGATGCCACTTAGCACTGGACCAGAACAAGCACTTTGAAGAGAATG tgTTCTTCCCTAAAGCTGTGACGCTTCAGACCCCTTTATGGACGGGAGAGTGGGGTCCAGAGGATTTGAAAGAGGGCACCCTCACAACCGATGGGGTGAAGCTGTCAAGCGTCTCCGTTGACATGGTCTCAAAGGCCACACAAACCAAACCAG ATTCCAGGCTGCCATCTAAACCCATCCCTAACCCAGGCCAGTTATTCAACCAGCAGCTGAACCCGTCTCAGAGGGAGGCAGTGAAGCGTATCCTGGCAGGGGAGTGTCGGCCCACTCCGTACATCCTTTTTGGACCCCCAGGGACAGGAAAGACTATCACCCTCATAGAGTCCATACTACAG GTGTATCACCGCCTGCCCAGTAGTCGTGTGCTGGTGTGCACTCCCTCCAACAGTGCTGCAGACCTCGTCTGTATCCGTCTCCATGAAAGTGGGTACCTGAACGCTGCCAGCCTGGCCCGCGTCAACGCCTCCTGTCGACAGGAAGAG GCCATCCCGGAGGTTCTAAGGCAGTACTCTCAGGCTGGGGAGGACATTCGACACGCCTCCTTTCACAGGATTGTGGTCAGCACCTGTTCCAGCGCTGGCATGTTCTACCAGATTGGCCTGCG TGTGGGTCATTTCACCCATGTGTTTCTGGATGAGGCTGGCCAAGCCACAGAGCCAGAGGCACTGATACCTCTGGGGCTTCTgtcagagagagacggacag ATAGTTCTGGCCGGAGACCCCCGGCAGCTGGGTCCAATTGTGAAGTCCAAGCTTGCGCAAGCGTTCGGCCTGGGGATGTCCCTGCTGGAGAGACTGATGGCCAACCCTCTGTACTCCAGAGAGAATGGCGGATACAACCCAGTGCTG GTGACCAAGCTAGTGTACAACTACCGTTCCCACGAGGCCCTCCTGGCCCTGCCTTCTAGACTGTTCTACAACGGGGAGCTGTGTGTCAGGGCCCAGAGGTTCGTAGTGGACTCCCTCTGTCACTGGAGCCGTCTGCCAACCAAGGGATTCCCCCTCATCTTCCACGGAGTCAGG GgcacagagatgagagagggcaACAACCCGTCGTGGTTCAACCCTGGAGAGGCGGTACAGGTGATGCTGTACTGCTGCCAGCTGGCCAAGAAGCTCTACAATCCTGTAGCTGCTAGTGACATTGGCATCATCGCCCCCTACAGGAAACAG tcGGAGAAGATCCGTGTGCTGCTCCACCGGGTGGGCCTGTCTGACATCAAGGTGGGCTCTGTGGAGGAGTTCCAGGGACAGGAGTTTCTGGTTATCATCTTGTCCACG GTGAGAGCAAATGAGTCGGTGCAGGGCAACGACCTGCAAAGCATACTGGGATTCCTGTCTAACCCTAAGCGCTTTAATGTAGCCATCACGCGGCCCAAAGCCCTGCTCATCGTCGTGGGCAACCCGCACATCCTCGTCAAGGACCCATGCTTCACCGCTTTACTCCAGTACTGTTTTGAGAACGGGGCCTATCTGGGCTGTGACCCCCCAACCTGTCTCAGGGCAGCACACCA AGCTGCCAATGAGAAAGAGGATTGA
- the mov10l1 gene encoding RNA helicase Mov10l1 isoform X4, which yields MNTVNNRSIPEAEINSLLEDKGGLVVGDKTHFGVLLLGESRELVVWIQNQGSETHRLKCCEFAGWDSEEQFNLGTVTDPPGQRKGVVQLPALTQILYQGIQGLSSKRTPMVGPALYPQSVSAGPTALLNGDRKEMSEIDGDVVGENGEAHQDTVHKPAIRTDERDVEIAPGEKVSVKVGCRAKNLGRCAELLLLHFPSFTIGRRLEVTVGSKEESLLQPYAPYCPAAPLPLPQAAQVVTVMAAHPPQRLTKRHLPNFLSNYPVPQALRDCMEADRDVLVAQPCLGETLSAANMRLRFSSLLWLEELQAESELREFNISGALLRRGAIYLHLEVLGLAEGRPSLFIGDRVALKKPISGGVVMEYIGYVTEISDEDVSLRVNTEFQHGYLGEPLDVEFTFNRLSMRRCHLALDQNKHFEENVFFPKAVTLQTPLWTGEWGPEDLKEGTLTTDGVKLSSVSVDMVSKATQTKPDSRLPSKPIPNPGQLFNQQLNPSQREAVKRILAGECRPTPYILFGPPGTGKTITLIESILQVYHRLPSSRVLVCTPSNSAADLVCIRLHESGYLNAASLARVNASCRQEEAIPEVLRQYSQAGEDIRHASFHRIVVSTCSSAGMFYQIGLRVGHFTHVFLDEAGQATEPEALIPLGLLSERDGQIVLAGDPRQLGPIVKSKLAQAFGLGMSLLERLMANPLYSRENGGYNPVLVTKLVYNYRSHEALLALPSRLFYNGELCVRAQRFVVDSLCHWSRLPTKGFPLIFHGVRGTEMREGNNPSWFNPGEAVQVMLYCCQLAKKLYNPVAASDIGIIAPYRKQSEKIRVLLHRVGLSDIKVGSVEEFQGQEFLVIILSTVRANESVQGNDLQSILGFLSNPKRFNVAITRPKALLIVVGNPHILVKDPCFTALLQYCFENGAYLGCDPPTCLRAAHQAANEKED from the exons GAACCAAGGCTCTGAGACCCATAGACTGAAGTGCTGTGAGTTTGCTGGCTGGGACTCAGAGGAGCAGTTCAACCTAGGGACTGTGACAGACCCACCGGGACAGAGAAAGGGGGTAGTACAGCTTCCTGCTCTAACACAGATCCTCTATCAGGGTATTCAGGGCCTATCCAGCAAGCGCACTCCCATGGTGGGTCCCGCTCTCTACCCGCAGTCCGTGTCTGCTGGGCCTACTGCACTGCTCAATGGTGATAGGAAGGAGATGAGTGAGATAGATGGAGATGTGGTTGGAGAAAATGGTGAGGCACATCAGGACACTGTTCACAAGCCTGCCATACGGACAGATGAGCGAGACGTGGAGATTGCACCAGGGGAGAAGGTATCTGTGAAAGTGGGCTGCCGAGCCAA GAACTTGGGGCGTTGTGCTGAGCTGCTGCTCCTGCACTTCCCCTCTTTCACCATCGGGAGGCGTCTGGAGGTCACAGTAGGCAGTAAAGAGGAAAGTCTTCTCCAGCCCTATGCTCCCTACTGCCCGGCAGCCCCACTGCCCCTTCCTCAGGCTGCCCAGGTTGTCACTGTAATGGCTGCACATCCACCTCAACG gCTGACTAAGCGCCACCTGCCTAACTTCCTGAGTAACTACCCGGTGCCCCAGGCTCTACGGGACTGTATGGAGGCCGACCGTGACGTTTTGGTGGCCCAGCCATGTCTAGGAGAG ACTCTGTCGGCGGCCAACATGCGTCTCCGTTTCTCGTCCCTGCTGTGGCTGGAGGAGCTACAAGCTGAGAGCGAGCTCAGGGAGTTCAACATCAGTGGAGCCCTCCTCAGGAGAGGTGCCATCTATCTGCACCTAGAGGTGCTTGGCCTGGCTGAGGGCAGGCCCAGTCTCTTCATAG GTGACAGAGTGGCACTGAAGAAGCCAATCAGTGGAGGCGTGGTGATGGAGTACATCGGTTACGTCACAGAG ATCAGTGACGAGGACGTGAGTCTGAGAGTGAACACTGAGTTTCAGCATGGCTACCTGGGAGAGCCTCTAGATGTTGAGTTCACCTTCAACAG GTTGTCCATGAGGCGATGCCACTTAGCACTGGACCAGAACAAGCACTTTGAAGAGAATG tgTTCTTCCCTAAAGCTGTGACGCTTCAGACCCCTTTATGGACGGGAGAGTGGGGTCCAGAGGATTTGAAAGAGGGCACCCTCACAACCGATGGGGTGAAGCTGTCAAGCGTCTCCGTTGACATGGTCTCAAAGGCCACACAAACCAAACCAG ATTCCAGGCTGCCATCTAAACCCATCCCTAACCCAGGCCAGTTATTCAACCAGCAGCTGAACCCGTCTCAGAGGGAGGCAGTGAAGCGTATCCTGGCAGGGGAGTGTCGGCCCACTCCGTACATCCTTTTTGGACCCCCAGGGACAGGAAAGACTATCACCCTCATAGAGTCCATACTACAG GTGTATCACCGCCTGCCCAGTAGTCGTGTGCTGGTGTGCACTCCCTCCAACAGTGCTGCAGACCTCGTCTGTATCCGTCTCCATGAAAGTGGGTACCTGAACGCTGCCAGCCTGGCCCGCGTCAACGCCTCCTGTCGACAGGAAGAG GCCATCCCGGAGGTTCTAAGGCAGTACTCTCAGGCTGGGGAGGACATTCGACACGCCTCCTTTCACAGGATTGTGGTCAGCACCTGTTCCAGCGCTGGCATGTTCTACCAGATTGGCCTGCG TGTGGGTCATTTCACCCATGTGTTTCTGGATGAGGCTGGCCAAGCCACAGAGCCAGAGGCACTGATACCTCTGGGGCTTCTgtcagagagagacggacag ATAGTTCTGGCCGGAGACCCCCGGCAGCTGGGTCCAATTGTGAAGTCCAAGCTTGCGCAAGCGTTCGGCCTGGGGATGTCCCTGCTGGAGAGACTGATGGCCAACCCTCTGTACTCCAGAGAGAATGGCGGATACAACCCAGTGCTG GTGACCAAGCTAGTGTACAACTACCGTTCCCACGAGGCCCTCCTGGCCCTGCCTTCTAGACTGTTCTACAACGGGGAGCTGTGTGTCAGGGCCCAGAGGTTCGTAGTGGACTCCCTCTGTCACTGGAGCCGTCTGCCAACCAAGGGATTCCCCCTCATCTTCCACGGAGTCAGG GgcacagagatgagagagggcaACAACCCGTCGTGGTTCAACCCTGGAGAGGCGGTACAGGTGATGCTGTACTGCTGCCAGCTGGCCAAGAAGCTCTACAATCCTGTAGCTGCTAGTGACATTGGCATCATCGCCCCCTACAGGAAACAG tcGGAGAAGATCCGTGTGCTGCTCCACCGGGTGGGCCTGTCTGACATCAAGGTGGGCTCTGTGGAGGAGTTCCAGGGACAGGAGTTTCTGGTTATCATCTTGTCCACG GTGAGAGCAAATGAGTCGGTGCAGGGCAACGACCTGCAAAGCATACTGGGATTCCTGTCTAACCCTAAGCGCTTTAATGTAGCCATCACGCGGCCCAAAGCCCTGCTCATCGTCGTGGGCAACCCGCACATCCTCGTCAAGGACCCATGCTTCACCGCTTTACTCCAGTACTGTTTTGAGAACGGGGCCTATCTGGGCTGTGACCCCCCAACCTGTCTCAGGGCAGCACACCA AGCTGCCAATGAGAAAGAGGATTGA
- the LOC111960965 gene encoding secreted frizzled-related protein 5-like translates to MDLLTVTLALLVLLTPAWGFDMGQSTRCVPIPHQMSVCQDVGYSEMRLPNFLGHSSLEGEVVPRSEDWRPLLQTGCHPHAQAFLCSLIAPVCLDTFFQPCRSLCVAVRDSCAPVLACQGHVWPEALDCDRFPAQEDMCLTPHPKHSNSHLAKALPQPACQACPSVEEHPTLKTVLDALCQDDFAVTAKLSRRRRPSGEPEFEVEGRVEFIRQGPLLPYDTQHLLQQWLLINLRCANALVRPGRAQLYLLTGAVQPEGTLALTHLFPWHKKDHGIAVATRKWKHHKC, encoded by the exons ATGGATCTCCTCACCGTAACCCTGGCTCTCTTGGTTCTCCTGACCCCAGCCTGGGGCTTCGACATGGGCCAGTCGACCCGGTGCGTGCCCATCCCCCACCAGATGAGTGTGTGCCAGGACGTGGGCTACTCAGAGATGAGGCTGCCAAACTTCCTGGGCCACAGCAGCCTGGAGGGCGAAGTGGTTCCCCGCTCGGAGGACTGGAGACCCCTGCTGCAAACTGGCTGCCATCCCCATGCCCAAGCCTTCCTCTGCTCCCTCATCGCCCCCGTCTGCCTCGACAC GTTTTTCCAGCCGTGCCGTAGCCTGTGCGTGGCCGTCAGGGACAGCTGTGCTCCAGTACTGGCCTGTCAGGGCCACGTCTGGCCAGAGGCGCTGGACTGTGACCGTTTCCCTGCCCAGGAGGACATGTGTCTGACCCCCCACCCCAAACACAGCAACAGCCACCTCGCCAAAGCATTGCCTCAGCCTGCATGCCAAGCTTGTCCTTCCGTGGAGGAGCACCCTACACTGAAGACAGTTCTGGACGCTCTGTGCCAGGATGACTTTG CTGTAACAGCCAAGCTGTCTCGCCGGCGCCGGCCCTCGGGGGAGCCAGAGTTTGAGGTGGAGGGTCGGGTGGAGTTTATCCGCCAGGGCCCCCTGCTTCCCTACGACACCCAGCACCTCCTCCAGCAGTGGCTGCTCATTAACCTACGGTGTGCCAACGCCCTAGTCCGGCCCGGCCGTGCCCAGCTCTACCTGCTGACTGGGGCGGTGCAGCCAGAAGGCACCCTGGCCCTCACCCACCTCTTCCCCTGGCACAAGAAGGACCACGGCATCGCAGTGGCCACACGCAAGTGGAAGCACCACAAGTGTTGA